One Haloarchaeobius amylolyticus genomic window, CGACTGGAGGTCGCTACACCCGCCGAGGAGTGTCATCCCGGCGGAGATCGTTCCGAGGAGGGCACGTCGTCGCATCGACGAAATAACGTGTCCGATACGTGGAAAATGTTTGCCACGATAGCCGACACACGCTCACCCGTCTGCCCAGAATCCACGGTCGGCCCGTTCTCTCCCGTTGGCGAAACGGTTTCACGGTGGCTCTCCTGTCCAGTGCCATGACCGTCGCAGACATCTTCGACGCGATGCCCTACGCCCAGCACCTCGGCATCGAACTCACCGATGCCGACGAGGGCTACGCTCGCGGGGTCCTCGAACTCGGCGAGGAGCACTCGTCGGTCCCCGGTCGGGTCGTCGCCCACGGCGGCGTGGTCCACTCCCTCGCGGACCACGTCGGCGGCGCGGCCATCATCTCCCTCGTCCACAAGCCCACACCCACCATCGACATCCGCATCGACCACCTCTCGCCGGCGACCGACGACCTCGTCGCCGAAGCGGAGGTCGTCCGGAACGGGGGTGACGTCGCGACCGTCGACATCACGGTCGAGGACGTGACCGGCCAGTCGGTCGCCACCGCCCGCGGCGTCTACAAGACCGGCGGTGGCGACGGCGGGTCCGCCTGGGTCGACGGCGGCGAGGAGTTCCCGACCGGTCCCTGACCGGTCCCCGGCCGGCTCCTGACGGCCCCCGACCGATCCCTGCCCGGCCTACTGCACCTTCGAACTCGACGCCTTCGTGAGCACGTAGATGGCGACCGCGCCGAGCGCGAGGTCGAGCGCGACGAGGACGGCCAGCGATTCGAGGATGACGCCGGTGTCCCAGCCGAACAGCATTATCTCGCGGGCGGCCTCGACCCCGTAGGTGATGGGGTTGAGTTCGGCGAACGTCTGGACCCACTCCGGGAGCGCCTGCTTGGGCAGGAACGCGGTCGAGAGGAACAGCAGGGGGAACTGGAGGATGTTCGCCGCGATGATGGTCGCCTCGGAGTTCTTCGTCTTGATGGCGATGACGTTCGAGAACGACGCGAACCAGATGGAGAAGACGATGCCGACGCCGATGATGGCGAGCGCGCCGGGGATGCCCGTGGCGACCTCCGCCCCGAGCAGGCTGCCGAGCCCGAGTACGATGCATATCTGGACCGCGATGCGTAGCATCTCCGAGAGCGTCTTCCCGACGAAGACGGCCGAGCGCCGCATCGGCGAGACCAGCGTCTTCTCGAACATCCCGTCCTCGATGTCCTCGACGAGGCCGATGCCGGAGGTGGCGGCCGCGATGAGCGCGACCTGCATCACGATGGCCGGGGTCAGGTACGAGACGTAGCTGATGTCGCCGGGCAGGCCCGAGAGGGCGGCGCCCGCGACCCCGCCGAACACCTCCGAGAAGAGGATGAGGAAGACGGCGGGCTGGATGGTCGAGACCGTGAGCACGAACGGGTTCCGCACTGCCTTGAGGTTCCAGCGCTTGAAGTTCACCCAGACGTCGCCGAGCCAGCCGTTGCCGGGTGCGATGGTCTGGCCCCCGGTAGCGGTCTCGGAGCTCATCGCAGCACCTCCTCGGCGGCGACCGCCGACGATTCGGCCTCGGAGGCCGTCTCCTCGGTCGGCTCGCCCGTGATGGCGAGGAACACGTCGTCCAGCGTCGGCGAGTGGACGGTGAACCCCGTCGGCGTGAAGCCGGCCTCCTTCAGCGCGATGAGCACGTCGGTTCCGACCGACCGGGCGCGCTCGGAGGCGACGCTGACGCCCTCCTCGGTCGTCTGGACCTCGGCCCCGTCGAGCAGCCCCGACTCCCGGACGACCTCGGCCGCCCGCGAGCGCCGGTCCGGGGTCGGGTCGTCGAGTTCGATCTCCAGGACGTCGCCGCCGACCCGCGCTTTGAGGTCGTCGGGCGCGCCCTCGATGACGATCTCGCCGTCCTTGATGACCGCGAGGCGCTCGCAGAGTTCGTCGGCCTCCTCCAGGTACTGCGTCGTCAGGAAGACCGTGGTGCCCTCCTCGTTGATGCGCCGGAAGTACTCCCAGAGCCGGTTCCTGGCTTTGGGGTCGAGCCCTGTCGTCGGCTCGTCGAGGAAGACGATGGGTGGCTCGTGGACCAGCACGGTCGCCACGTCGAGCCGTTTCTTCATCCCGCCGGAGAACGTCTTGGCCCTCTTGTCGGCCACGTCGGCGAGGTCGGTCAGGTCGAGCAACTCGTCGATGCGGTCGGCGCGTTCGCTCTTGGGCACGCCGAAGGCCTCCGCGGCGAACTTCACGTTCTCGCGGGCGGTCAGCTCCGGGTCGACGCTCGTCTCCTGTGGCATGTAACCGATGGAGCGCCGGACCGCCCGCGGGTCGGCGGTCACGTCGTGCCCGTTGACCGTTATCTCGCCACCGGTCGGCTGGAGCAGCGTCACCAGCGTCTTGATGGTCGTCGTCTTCCCGGCCCCGTTCGGGCCGAGGAACCCGAAGAACTCCCCGTCCGGGATGGCGAGGTCGATACCCCTGACGGCCTCGGTGCCGTCGCCGTAGGTCAGGCGAACGTCCCGCGCGTCGATGGCGAGTCGTTCGGAACCGTCTGTCATCGGCACAGGGTAGCACCGCCGCCTGCTTATATAGTCATCTCGGCGACCCTGTAGTAACTACAGGAACTGTAGCTATTCGAGTTCGTGGCTCGCGGCCCAGCGGTGGAGGTGCTCGAACATCGGGTCGAGCGCGTCGGCCGTCTCGGTGGTCCGGTACTCGACCCGGGGCGGTATCTCGTCGTAGGACCGCCGGGTCAGCAGGCCGGCCTCGGTGAGTTCGCCGAGGCGGTTCGAGAGAGTCGTCGGCGACACCTCCAGCCGGTCCTCGAGTTCGGAGAAGCGGTAGGCGTCGTCGCCGAGAGCGAACTCCCGGAGGATGGCCATGGTGTGGGCCTTCCCCAGCAGGTCGAGCAACTCGGTGACCCGGCGGTCGATGGCTTCGAGTTCGGACGCCGAGGCGTTCGCCCGCTGTTCGCGGGCCTCTGCACGGATGGCCTCGATGTCGATGTCCATACGCCACCCAGCGTCGCCGGGACGAAAACTGTCGGGGCTCCAGACACTGTAGTGTAGCCGGCCGCGCCACGGTCCCCACCAGCCGACCCTGCCGTTTGGTCGGGGTTTTTCCCGGTGGGCGACGTAGCCACAGGTATGCTCGGCTCCCCGAAGATCCGAAAGGCAGTGTCGGCCGCGACCGCGGCGTACGGGCTTCTCAGTCTCATCGCCCCGCGCAAGACCGTCAAGATCGCCCAGCGCGTCGTGCTCTCCCCGACGTTCGAGAACACCGGCGAACTCGAACCCCGCGACTGGTACGTCGAGTCGGCCCGCGCGTCCGGCCTGGGCATGCTCGTCGGCGGCCTGTTCGGCTACATCCTCGCCGACCGCGCCGGCGACAAGGCCGAGGCCGCGAAGACCGAGCCCGTCGAACTCGACGTCGACGAGGCCGCGGAAGACGAGGCGGCGGACGCAGACGAGGTCGAAGACGAGTCCGAGACCATCGACATCGACGACGACTGAGACGGCCTCTCCTTCTGTCCCGGCGACGACCTACGTCACGCCGCCGGACTGCGGTTCGTACTCCCGGAACAGCTCGTTCGCCGCGATGTCGTGCAGGTCCTCGACCACGGTCCAGACCTCCTCGAAGCCGACGTAGTACGGCGAGGGCGCCACGCGAACCACGTTCGGCGGGCGGTAGTCCACGACCACGCCGCGCTCTTTGAGCGCCTGGCTGATGCGGTATGCCTCCTCGTGCTCTATCGCGACGTGCCCACCCCGGCGCTCTGGGTCGCGGGGAGTCCCGACCGCGTACCCGAGGTCCACGAGGCGTTCGTCGGCGAGACGAATCAGGTAGTCCGTCAGCAGCACCGACTTCTCGCGCAGCGCCTCGATACCGGCGTCGTGGGTCACGTCGAGTGCGCCGTCCAGGGGCGCGGCCGCCAGCACCGGAATCGTGCCGATCTGCCACGCGCCGGCGTCGTCGGCGGGGGTGAACGCGTGGTTCATCTCGAACTGGGTCGCCTTGTCGTGGCCCCACCAGCCGGCGAGGGCGGGCTCGGCGTCGAAGTGGCGCTCGTTCACGTACAGGCCGGCGATGGCGCCCGGCCCGGCGTTGAGGTACTTGTAGGTGCACCAGACCGCGAAGTCGACGCCCACCTCGTCGAACTCGTGGGGAACCACCCCGACCGAGTGCGCCGCGTCGAACCCGGCGAGGGCGTCGTGCTCGTGGGCGAGTTCGGTGATTGCTTCCACGTCCAGCAGTTGCCCGGACCGGTACAGCACCGTCGGCATGAACACGATGTCCACGTCGTGGGTTTCGAGGGCCGTCTCGACCGCATCTGCGGTGATGGTCCGGCCGTCCTCGCTCTCGACGCGCAGGAGGTGCTCGTCGGGGTCGAGGCCGCGCTGGCGCAACTGGGCGGCGATGGCGTAGTGGTCGGTCGGGAAGTCGAGGTCGTTCACGAGGACGGTCTCGCCGTCGTGGGCGTCGAGCATCGTCCCGACCAGCGTGTGGATGTTGACGGTGGTCGAGTTGCCGACGACCACTTCGGACTCGCGGGCGCCGACGAGGGGGGCGATGCGGTCCCCGAGGCGCTCGCCGTAGTGGAACCAGTCCGGGTCGGCGTCGGTCCAGCCGCGGATGGCGAGTTCCTTCCACTCCTCGACCACCTGGTCGAGGGCGGCCGCCGCGTCCTCGGAGCAGAGGCCGAGCGAGTTCCCGTCCATGTAGCGCTCGTCCTCGGGCACGAAGAACCGCTCGCGCAGGTCGGCCAGCGGGTCCGCGTCGTCGAGGTCGCGGGCGTACTCGCGGTCGGGCGAGAAGTCGTCGGCGTCGTCACCGACGGTCGGTGTGGGCATGGCTGTCAGGTACGGCCGCCCAGAAGTAGTGCTTTCGATGGCGAAACCGGGGGCCTACGCCTCGGCGTAGGTCGTGTCGATGTACTCGAGGATGTTCGCGGACTCGTTCATCGTCACGCCGGTCTCGTCGTCGACGAGGACGGGGACCGCGCGCTGGCCGGAGACGCGTTTCACCTCGTCGCGCTCGGAGTGCAGCGCCTCGACCCAGACGCTCTCGTATTCCACGTCGAGTTCGTCGAGCCGGTCGGCCAC contains:
- a CDS encoding PaaI family thioesterase — translated: MTVADIFDAMPYAQHLGIELTDADEGYARGVLELGEEHSSVPGRVVAHGGVVHSLADHVGGAAIISLVHKPTPTIDIRIDHLSPATDDLVAEAEVVRNGGDVATVDITVEDVTGQSVATARGVYKTGGGDGGSAWVDGGEEFPTGP
- a CDS encoding winged helix-turn-helix transcriptional regulator, which produces MDIDIEAIRAEAREQRANASASELEAIDRRVTELLDLLGKAHTMAILREFALGDDAYRFSELEDRLEVSPTTLSNRLGELTEAGLLTRRSYDEIPPRVEYRTTETADALDPMFEHLHRWAASHELE
- a CDS encoding glutaredoxin family protein, with the protein product MSLTLYQLDGCPWCEKVADRLDELDVEYESVWVEALHSERDEVKRVSGQRAVPVLVDDETGVTMNESANILEYIDTTYAEA
- the kynU gene encoding kynureninase; protein product: MPTPTVGDDADDFSPDREYARDLDDADPLADLRERFFVPEDERYMDGNSLGLCSEDAAAALDQVVEEWKELAIRGWTDADPDWFHYGERLGDRIAPLVGARESEVVVGNSTTVNIHTLVGTMLDAHDGETVLVNDLDFPTDHYAIAAQLRQRGLDPDEHLLRVESEDGRTITADAVETALETHDVDIVFMPTVLYRSGQLLDVEAITELAHEHDALAGFDAAHSVGVVPHEFDEVGVDFAVWCTYKYLNAGPGAIAGLYVNERHFDAEPALAGWWGHDKATQFEMNHAFTPADDAGAWQIGTIPVLAAAPLDGALDVTHDAGIEALREKSVLLTDYLIRLADERLVDLGYAVGTPRDPERRGGHVAIEHEEAYRISQALKERGVVVDYRPPNVVRVAPSPYYVGFEEVWTVVEDLHDIAANELFREYEPQSGGVT
- a CDS encoding ABC transporter permease yields the protein MSSETATGGQTIAPGNGWLGDVWVNFKRWNLKAVRNPFVLTVSTIQPAVFLILFSEVFGGVAGAALSGLPGDISYVSYLTPAIVMQVALIAAATSGIGLVEDIEDGMFEKTLVSPMRRSAVFVGKTLSEMLRIAVQICIVLGLGSLLGAEVATGIPGALAIIGVGIVFSIWFASFSNVIAIKTKNSEATIIAANILQFPLLFLSTAFLPKQALPEWVQTFAELNPITYGVEAAREIMLFGWDTGVILESLAVLVALDLALGAVAIYVLTKASSSKVQ
- a CDS encoding ABC transporter ATP-binding protein — encoded protein: MTDGSERLAIDARDVRLTYGDGTEAVRGIDLAIPDGEFFGFLGPNGAGKTTTIKTLVTLLQPTGGEITVNGHDVTADPRAVRRSIGYMPQETSVDPELTARENVKFAAEAFGVPKSERADRIDELLDLTDLADVADKRAKTFSGGMKKRLDVATVLVHEPPIVFLDEPTTGLDPKARNRLWEYFRRINEEGTTVFLTTQYLEEADELCERLAVIKDGEIVIEGAPDDLKARVGGDVLEIELDDPTPDRRSRAAEVVRESGLLDGAEVQTTEEGVSVASERARSVGTDVLIALKEAGFTPTGFTVHSPTLDDVFLAITGEPTEETASEAESSAVAAEEVLR